Part of the Periplaneta americana isolate PAMFEO1 chromosome 4, P.americana_PAMFEO1_priV1, whole genome shotgun sequence genome is shown below.
GGGCATGTTATGTTACAGGAGCAATTTATGTACAATTTGTAAAAGCAAACTTCCATTATTATTACCCATAATATCtgtgtgatgataatgatgaagatgaggaatggGGAAGGGAAAACCTAGTGCCGGCACATAGCTTACTCCTGTCGAATATCACAAAGAGGTCAACCAGGCTTCAAGTCCCCatctgacggacgaatcacttTCAACAGTAACATATTCATTTTCtatatatgcactgcggagaaatTTGATTTAACCCAGGAACACTAGTTCAAAATCTAGTGATTAGAGGGTGTACACtgtcatctctcctagtcctgataatagaaatttcaaacaaaaatttgctACACACGAGCATTACAGGACAGACCGCCTGCACATTATAGCCGTCAGCTGACACAATATCTAAATAGCACTTATGCAGAATGATGGATCAGCTGCTGCAGTCCCATTCAATAGCCACCAACACCTCCAGACCTAACTATCTTGATCTCTTGGATTTTGGTTTGTAGTATTAGGTGAAaagtgaaacataaaaaaaaaaaaaaaaaggatataagACAAGATTTGATTGTACACATTAGGTGCTGATGGTGATGCTCTCATAATAGAATATCAAGATGACCTCAGAAGAGAAAAACCTATTATCATTTCAGATGCAAACTGCATTCATGTTCGCAGAGTGACTTTCTAacaattcaagtaaattgtcaataaaattattatttgttgtttgtCATTTATTcattatgagatttggtacttggaatgccACGAGTCTTtacagaacaggaggggtaacattagtagcaaaagtgaaacacctgagggaaaaatacatttgacgaggctgagatgtagatgggaagttagtattaaaatggatttgaggaaggtggaatatcaTGACAGGGACGGATTAATCTACTACAGGGTAGGCATCGGTGGCAGGCTTGTGTGAGGCTAGCAATGaaactccggattccttaaaagtcatttgtaagtaaggtttGCCAGTTATTCAGAAACAATAACGCATTTATCGTTTTTAATAGGTACCTCTAATAATAGCTTTTGACAAGTCAAGATTCAAATAATGTATCCCACATCATAAGGACACATGTTTTTAAGAATTTCGTAATTCAACATCgcaaattattcactatttctaCTGAAGTACCTACTCTGAGTGTCtcagtgtctgtgtgtgtgtatctatatAATATACATGTATCCAAACTCGAAGTttttctttagtaggttatttaacgatgctgtactaactactaggttatttagcgtcgatgagattggtgacagtgagatagtatttgccgagatgaggccgaggatttgccatagattacctaccattcaatttacggttggggaaaacctcggaaaaaacccaaccaggtaatcagcccaagcggggatcaaacccgtgCCCGAGTGCAAAttcagacctgcaggcaagcgccttaaccgaatgAGCCACGCCTGTAGCCCAACTCGAAGTTTGAAggatacaatttatattataaccAAAAATGTGCACTaactaaaatgtaaataaatactatgttgttttgttgtttacagATTTAAAACTACTTACAAAAACTTCTTCTACACTTCAAACCACAATGCAAGAAATCAACCAACAGGATCTAGAATCTCTTCTACGCCCTCAGCTAGGGAATGAAGTCATCGTGGAATCCTTCACATCAAAATTTCTAACACAGCCTGGAGAGAATTATGGAAGCACCATGCTAGCACTCGAGGTGAATATTATTAAAGGAGAAGATAAAGCCACCAGAAGCAAACTCAATTTAGTTGCTAAGCTAGTGCCTCCACCTGGATTTCTTTGGAAAGTATTTGATCCTCCAACCACAGCCTGGAAAGAAATTCTCTGCTACACATCAGTCAAAGAAGAATATGAGAAACtacagaaagaaaaatgtatCCCAAAAGAAAAGTTTCTCGATGTATTTCCTCGATGCTATGGTGCTCGTACAACTTTGTCTAAAGAAATAGGAGAGAAAGCTGATGAAAATGCTGTACTACTTCTAGAGAATTTGAAAACACTCAATTACTGCTTAGGTGATCGAAAGAAGGGACTCGACCTCACACACACGAGACTTGCTGTATCTCAGCTTGCACGCTTCCATGCAATCAGCATAGCCCTAAAAAAACTGAAGCCACAAGTATATAAAGATATTGTTTTCAGAGCCTGTAGGCCTCGTAATTTTGACTTCAGTGAGGAAGAAAAGAGAGCAAATACACCAAGGCTCATCAATAGTGTCAAGATTATTCCTGAATGTGAGATATACATAGACAGAGTATTGGAAGCTATTAACATGGGAATTAAACGCCAATATGACAAGTCTTTACACACCCCATGCGAACTCTATGCCACAATTGTTCACTCTGACTTCTGGGTTAATAACATGATGTTCAAGTACGACCCAAATAACGAGAACATCCCTGTAGGTATTAAATTCCTTGACTTCCAAATAGTGAAATACTCATCATGTGTTAGAGATCTCATATTTTTCTTGTACACAAGTACAGAAGAAGGAGTAATTACCAATCACTATGACGAACTCGTAAGTTTATATCATGACAATTTCACTGATTGTCTCAAACTCACTGGGTGCGAAACCAGTGAATATACTTTCCAGTCACTTCTGGATGAAATTGATGCATCTGCTCCACTAGAGGCTgatcatattttatttatgctaACACCTATCTGTGCTGACAGAGACAACGTAGCACAGTCACTTTCAGAAATAGATGGTTTCGCATCAGTATTTACTGAACCCAATGCTGCTCACAAAAGGAAAGTAAAACAACTGGTAATTGATTTTGTAAACAGAGGCTGGATTTAGTGCGAAATGATACCGTCAATTATATAGCACATGTACAGAAAATACCAAAGGCTTCTTtgtatttcattaatgaaaaGTTTAAGATATTATTATGCTACTACTGAAGGATGTAACAGTAATATACTTAGATAAGTTTATACAACTTATCTCTAGAAAGAACAGAGGGGTTCTTTCGAAACTGTTTTGGCACTATCCCTTAATGAATCATGACTTCCTGCGTGTATGCTACAAGTAATACAAATCAGAATTACTTGGTTTTTAAGTTAAGGACATTTAAGTTTAGACATTATGTTAGCACTATACTCAATTCTATTATACTGTACCGTATTAGCTCATATATACTGAAAGTTTGTTTCTACAAGAGAGCACCATTTTATTCAGTATAGTGCCAACTTCAATTTTTGTACAAGTTACTTTTATTTGTTAAACATACAACTAATTCTACACTGCTATACAtgtaaacatttggaaaacttGTGAACGATATTTCACTATGGTATAAATCaatggaaaaagaaatatttttccgAGTGAAAGTATGGTTACTACAAATAACTGatattttgtgtgtatgtatgtttatatatgtacaaatGCTCAATATGTATGCTGTATTTGTGTGTAATAATGCAAAAACCGAAAAAAATAGATTTGTGAA
Proteins encoded:
- the LOC138697799 gene encoding uncharacterized protein, with amino-acid sequence MQEINQQDLESLLRPQLGNEVIVESFTSKFLTQPGENYGSTMLALEVNIIKGEDKATRSKLNLVAKLVPPPGFLWKVFDPPTTAWKEILCYTSVKEEYEKLQKEKCIPKEKFLDVFPRCYGARTTLSKEIGEKADENAVLLLENLKTLNYCLGDRKKGLDLTHTRLAVSQLARFHAISIALKKLKPQVYKDIVFRACRPRNFDFSEEEKRANTPRLINSVKIIPECEIYIDRVLEAINMGIKRQYDKSLHTPCELYATIVHSDFWVNNMMFKYDPNNENIPVGIKFLDFQIVKYSSCVRDLIFFLYTSTEEGVITNHYDELVSLYHDNFTDCLKLTGCETSEYTFQSLLDEIDASAPLEADHILFMLTPICADRDNVAQSLSEIDGFASVFTEPNAAHKRKVKQLVIDFVNRGWI